A window of the Sneathiella sp. P13V-1 genome harbors these coding sequences:
- a CDS encoding PAS-domain containing protein: MKSISLSQRKKLEFELINLFDVGMTVYDNDFNVVHINQKAVELLRLPEHLLKGQLTLYDILKNNAELGDYGPNADEDFILERMEMYTALKPYEFVRKRKDGTYLKVVGQPTGEGGFATTYTDVTDLEVARELVETENVDLLKQLEKKRFELEVEKNRIEREATLKDVVLENTSHGISLFDRDLKLVVVNKRFNEILKFPEELLQPGTDIAEMFRYNAKRGEYGDVEDIEACVEEKMNLARQFLPHNFQRRLADGSVMEVIGKPVPMGFVTTYMDVSEIVKAREEVENALERQRTLVEASPAGMGITSIDGGEVLYINSKGAEINGFSTTEEAMGVLAGNDCWVNPKDRAKYVEEFERTGHVKAKEVKFRRPNGEEFWNLLSWDRINYQGKDCVLFWQTDTTEQHDIQDQLMETEKFASLGGLVAGVAHEINTPVGVGVTAVSQLQEIIKNCVRDIDNGRLSKSAMEKYLSSAEKACDISLVNLQNAARLINSFKQVSVDQISEDCRLIKVRDYFGSILESMLPETKKARVTVEFDCREEDVFKTNPGAIAQMITNLIQNAIIHGLVDKKNGIIQLQVKIDPARNMRIKFSDNGVGVPKENLKKILEPFYTTRRGIGGSGLGLNIVHNIVVHKLGGKLNVTSPKDSGLAFEITLPEKNDE, translated from the coding sequence ATGAAATCCATTTCCTTATCTCAGAGAAAGAAGCTCGAGTTTGAGTTGATAAACCTCTTTGATGTGGGGATGACGGTATATGACAACGACTTCAATGTTGTTCATATCAATCAAAAAGCGGTTGAGCTTCTGCGCCTGCCTGAACACTTACTCAAAGGGCAACTGACCTTATATGATATTCTGAAAAATAACGCTGAATTGGGGGATTACGGTCCCAACGCAGATGAAGACTTCATACTGGAGCGTATGGAGATGTATACAGCGCTGAAGCCCTATGAGTTTGTTCGAAAGCGTAAAGATGGAACCTATTTAAAAGTTGTTGGTCAGCCCACAGGCGAAGGGGGATTTGCAACCACCTATACAGATGTTACTGATCTGGAAGTCGCAAGGGAACTCGTTGAAACAGAGAATGTCGACCTTCTAAAACAGCTTGAAAAGAAAAGGTTCGAGCTTGAGGTTGAGAAAAATCGCATCGAGAGAGAAGCGACCCTCAAGGACGTTGTGTTGGAAAACACCTCTCATGGCATATCCCTGTTTGACCGGGATCTAAAACTTGTTGTGGTCAATAAGCGGTTTAACGAAATCCTTAAATTTCCAGAAGAGCTGCTGCAACCCGGAACAGATATAGCTGAAATGTTTCGATACAATGCGAAACGTGGTGAATATGGTGACGTGGAAGACATAGAGGCATGCGTAGAAGAGAAGATGAATCTTGCCCGCCAGTTTTTGCCCCATAACTTTCAACGCCGTCTTGCTGATGGCTCCGTTATGGAGGTTATTGGAAAGCCTGTCCCCATGGGATTTGTCACAACCTATATGGATGTATCCGAAATTGTAAAAGCCAGAGAAGAGGTTGAAAATGCGCTTGAGCGACAACGAACTCTCGTTGAGGCAAGCCCTGCAGGGATGGGGATTACCAGCATTGATGGCGGTGAGGTTCTATATATCAATTCCAAAGGGGCTGAGATAAACGGCTTTTCCACCACTGAAGAGGCAATGGGAGTTCTTGCCGGCAACGATTGTTGGGTGAATCCAAAGGACCGCGCAAAATATGTGGAGGAATTTGAGCGCACCGGGCATGTCAAAGCAAAAGAAGTGAAGTTTCGACGCCCTAATGGGGAAGAGTTTTGGAATTTATTATCTTGGGACCGTATCAATTATCAGGGCAAGGACTGTGTTCTTTTCTGGCAGACTGACACAACCGAACAACATGACATTCAAGACCAATTGATGGAGACGGAGAAATTTGCTTCTCTAGGAGGCTTGGTCGCCGGCGTTGCCCATGAAATTAATACGCCCGTTGGGGTTGGGGTGACTGCTGTTTCTCAACTGCAAGAGATAATCAAGAATTGCGTTCGAGATATAGATAACGGAAGGTTGTCAAAATCTGCAATGGAGAAGTATTTGTCATCTGCAGAGAAAGCCTGTGATATCAGTCTTGTAAACCTGCAAAACGCCGCCCGTCTGATTAACAGCTTCAAACAGGTTTCTGTGGATCAGATTTCCGAAGATTGCAGACTCATAAAGGTACGAGACTACTTTGGTAGTATTCTGGAAAGCATGCTACCAGAGACTAAAAAAGCGCGGGTCACCGTTGAGTTCGATTGCCGGGAGGAGGATGTATTTAAAACTAATCCGGGGGCTATCGCTCAAATGATTACCAATCTCATTCAAAATGCCATTATTCACGGTTTGGTGGATAAAAAAAACGGGATCATTCAGCTTCAGGTGAAAATTGATCCTGCAAGAAATATGAGGATTAAATTCTCAGACAATGGAGTTGGTGTTCCTAAGGAAAACCTGAAAAAGATACTGGAGCCCTTCTATACCACGCGTCGCGGAATAGGCGGGAGCGGTCTTGGACTGAATATCGTCCACAACATTGTTGTCCACAAGCTCGGTGGTAAATTGAATGTCACGTCACCAAAAGATAGCGGTCTGGCATTTGAAATTACGTTGCCTGAAAAGAATGACGAGTGA
- a CDS encoding DUF962 domain-containing protein, whose translation MDQSAEQMEQTKEFASFKEFYPFYLSEHSDVTCRRLHFIGSALVLVVLAAVILNSYWVLLWTLPVIGYGFAWVGHFFFEKNRPATFKYPFYSLMGDWVMFKDILIGRVSLLK comes from the coding sequence ATGGATCAGAGCGCAGAACAAATGGAGCAAACAAAAGAGTTTGCCAGTTTTAAAGAGTTTTACCCTTTTTACCTTAGTGAGCATTCAGATGTCACATGCAGGCGTTTGCACTTTATAGGAAGTGCACTTGTCCTTGTCGTGTTGGCGGCTGTTATCCTGAACAGTTATTGGGTGCTGTTATGGACCTTGCCGGTTATTGGATACGGATTTGCCTGGGTGGGGCACTTCTTTTTTGAAAAGAACCGTCCTGCGACTTTCAAATATCCTTTCTACAGCCTGATGGGGGATTGGGTGATGTTTAAGGATATCTTGATTGGACGAGTGAGCCTTCTAAAGTAG
- the msrA gene encoding peptide-methionine (S)-S-oxide reductase MsrA produces the protein MKIRTALLTGLLLNTGLPATAAETEIATVAGGCFWCVEKDFEHVEGVISAVSGYTGGLLQNPTYRNHGKHIEAVQIKYDPAKVSYAELVEIFWRSVDPTDAGGQFCDRGNSYTTAIFANSDEQREIATASKEKLQQSGILKADIVTPIRKAGAWTDAEDYHQDYYKKNPVRYKIYRYGCGRDDRIKELWGNEAHKGIS, from the coding sequence ATGAAAATCAGAACTGCACTATTAACCGGTTTACTCCTCAACACCGGCCTTCCGGCCACTGCTGCAGAAACAGAAATTGCCACCGTCGCGGGCGGCTGTTTCTGGTGTGTTGAGAAGGATTTTGAACATGTGGAAGGAGTAATATCCGCGGTTTCTGGATATACGGGCGGCCTTTTGCAGAACCCAACCTACCGGAACCATGGTAAGCATATTGAAGCGGTGCAAATTAAATACGATCCGGCCAAAGTGAGCTATGCCGAACTGGTGGAAATTTTCTGGCGGTCCGTGGACCCAACAGATGCTGGTGGTCAGTTTTGTGATCGGGGTAATTCATACACCACTGCTATTTTTGCGAACTCTGACGAACAAAGAGAGATCGCCACCGCGTCTAAGGAAAAGTTGCAACAATCAGGTATTTTAAAAGCAGATATTGTCACACCTATCCGAAAAGCCGGCGCCTGGACCGATGCGGAAGACTATCATCAGGACTATTACAAAAAGAACCCGGTGAGATACAAAATCTATAGATATGGATGCGGCCGTGATGACCGCATTAAAGAATTATGGGGCAATGAAGCCCATAAAGGTATCAGTTAA
- the pcaQ gene encoding pca operon transcription factor PcaQ — MKTSPVKFRHLSVFMEVARQKSVSKAADSLAISQPAATKTIRELEQILDVRLFEKEGRGIRLSRLGEVFLRHAGQGMAAISEGIDALTLASRQSAPPLRIGALPTVSARIMPKAMQLYIDEELNNETKIVTGENSVLLEQLRMGELDLVVGRLAAPEKMTGLEFEHVYSEQVIFTVRTGHPLLFQSPFRLENLRDYPVLMPTRASVIRPFVERMMLSYGMAELPRQIETVSSSFGRAYVRSSDAVWIISEGVVANDLADGRMKILPVDTSETKGAVGITKRTDTPNTTAMSVMRQCIYQAAEGLHKSV, encoded by the coding sequence ATGAAAACATCTCCCGTCAAGTTTCGACATCTTAGTGTGTTTATGGAAGTGGCGCGCCAGAAAAGTGTCAGCAAAGCTGCTGACAGTCTGGCCATAAGTCAGCCTGCTGCCACCAAGACAATCCGTGAATTGGAACAAATCCTCGATGTGCGTCTCTTTGAAAAAGAGGGTCGCGGTATCCGCTTAAGCCGTCTTGGAGAAGTTTTCCTCCGTCATGCAGGTCAGGGCATGGCTGCCATAAGCGAAGGCATTGATGCGCTAACATTGGCATCCCGGCAATCTGCCCCGCCTTTACGTATTGGGGCGCTACCAACGGTTTCCGCCCGTATCATGCCAAAAGCCATGCAGCTCTACATTGATGAAGAGCTCAACAACGAAACTAAAATTGTCACAGGTGAAAACAGTGTCCTTCTGGAACAGCTTCGCATGGGCGAATTGGATCTTGTCGTGGGCCGTCTTGCTGCGCCAGAGAAAATGACCGGACTGGAGTTCGAGCATGTCTATAGTGAGCAGGTTATCTTTACAGTTAGAACAGGTCATCCCCTGCTCTTTCAATCACCGTTTCGATTGGAAAACTTACGGGATTATCCCGTATTGATGCCCACCCGCGCCTCAGTGATCAGGCCCTTTGTGGAAAGAATGATGCTTTCCTACGGTATGGCGGAACTTCCAAGACAGATTGAAACAGTTTCCTCCTCCTTCGGCCGTGCGTATGTCAGATCTTCCGACGCTGTCTGGATTATATCTGAAGGGGTTGTAGCGAATGATCTGGCCGATGGGCGCATGAAGATCCTGCCTGTAGACACAAGTGAAACCAAAGGTGCGGTGGGTATTACCAAACGAACGGACACCCCCAATACAACAGCCATGTCCGTCATGCGTCAATGCATCTACCAAGCTGCGGAAGGCCTTCACAAAAGTGTGTGA
- the pcaD gene encoding 3-oxoadipate enol-lactonase, which produces MQFASVNGVTLHYRLTSLGENKPVMVFSNSLGTDFRIWDELVAAFGHDYQVLCYDKRGHGLSETGEAPYQLEDHSSDLAALMDHLGLAEAVAVGLSVGGMIVQDLAAKRPDLVKLLVLCDTAHKIGTEEMWQERISQLEEGGLGPMVDPIMERWFTADFRRADNPLYVGCVQMLSRQGFEGYVGTCHALRDADLTGSSAKLQMPTLCLVGDQDGSTPPEMVKETADLIPNSSFAIIEKAGHIPCVEQPASQIKVMNEFLQQNGLPGGQV; this is translated from the coding sequence TTGCAATTTGCCTCTGTAAATGGTGTGACGCTGCATTATCGTCTGACAAGTCTGGGCGAGAATAAGCCTGTTATGGTTTTTTCGAATTCTCTAGGCACGGATTTTCGTATTTGGGACGAATTGGTCGCGGCCTTTGGGCATGATTATCAAGTACTTTGTTATGACAAACGCGGCCATGGTTTGAGTGAAACGGGTGAGGCGCCTTATCAGTTGGAGGATCACAGTAGTGATCTCGCCGCTTTGATGGACCACTTGGGGCTTGCTGAAGCTGTTGCTGTAGGATTGTCCGTTGGGGGCATGATTGTTCAGGATTTGGCGGCAAAAAGACCTGATCTTGTGAAGCTGCTCGTTCTTTGTGATACCGCCCATAAAATCGGGACGGAAGAAATGTGGCAGGAGCGTATTTCTCAATTAGAAGAGGGCGGCCTTGGCCCAATGGTGGATCCGATTATGGAGCGCTGGTTTACGGCAGATTTCAGACGTGCTGATAATCCTCTGTATGTTGGGTGTGTTCAGATGCTCTCGCGTCAAGGGTTTGAAGGATATGTTGGAACATGTCACGCCTTGCGAGATGCCGATCTGACGGGGAGCAGCGCCAAATTGCAAATGCCGACTTTGTGTCTGGTGGGGGATCAGGATGGATCCACGCCGCCAGAAATGGTGAAAGAAACAGCTGACCTTATTCCAAACAGCAGTTTTGCCATTATCGAAAAGGCGGGACATATTCCCTGTGTAGAACAGCCTGCTTCACAAATTAAAGTGATGAATGAGTTCTTGCAGCAAAATGGACTGCCGGGAGGACAGGTATGA
- the pcaC gene encoding 4-carboxymuconolactone decarboxylase, with protein MNNNRFQQGRETRKSVLGEAHVARADANSTEFDQPFQELITESAWGTVWSRDNWTKRERSMVTIALLAGLGHLDEVAMHVRAAVNTGATRDDIREAMLHVAIYAGVPAANSAIKVAKTVFAELDREDTENKREKS; from the coding sequence ATGAATAATAATCGCTTCCAACAGGGGCGAGAGACACGCAAATCTGTATTGGGTGAAGCCCATGTAGCGCGTGCGGATGCTAATAGTACTGAATTTGATCAGCCCTTTCAGGAGCTGATTACGGAAAGCGCATGGGGGACAGTGTGGTCGCGGGACAACTGGACCAAGCGGGAGAGATCCATGGTGACCATTGCCTTGCTTGCAGGGTTGGGTCATCTGGATGAGGTTGCCATGCATGTGAGGGCTGCTGTGAATACAGGGGCCACAAGGGATGATATCCGCGAAGCGATGCTACATGTGGCAATATATGCGGGGGTTCCTGCGGCAAATAGCGCCATCAAAGTAGCGAAAACAGTTTTTGCCGAATTGGATCGGGAAGACACAGAAAATAAACGGGAAAAGTCATGA
- the pcaH gene encoding protocatechuate 3,4-dioxygenase subunit beta: protein MSNEKRESGAFFQRDRRWQPPAYTPTYKTSILRSPQKALLSLDNTVSEMTGPVFGHNDIGELDNDLLLNFSQNGELPIGERIVVHGRVIDERGVPVPGALLEFWQANAGGRYRHKKETYLAPLDPNFGGCGRTITDENGGYCFRTVKPGPYPWPNGVNDWRPAHIHFSVFGHGFAQRLITQMYFEGDPLVWRCPIVQAIPDEAAIKQLIAPLDMGNTIPMDSLAYKFDIVLRGRRSTMFDNRREGN, encoded by the coding sequence ATGAGCAACGAAAAAAGGGAAAGCGGTGCTTTCTTTCAGCGCGACCGTCGCTGGCAACCACCCGCCTACACGCCGACATATAAAACCAGCATCTTAAGATCACCGCAAAAGGCATTGTTATCATTAGATAATACTGTTAGTGAAATGACAGGTCCGGTTTTTGGTCACAATGATATTGGTGAATTGGACAATGATCTACTTTTGAATTTCTCCCAAAATGGAGAACTGCCGATTGGTGAGCGGATTGTCGTTCATGGACGCGTCATCGATGAACGTGGCGTTCCGGTGCCGGGTGCATTGCTCGAATTTTGGCAGGCAAATGCTGGTGGTCGTTATCGCCATAAGAAAGAAACCTATCTAGCACCGCTGGATCCTAATTTTGGCGGTTGCGGCCGCACTATTACGGATGAAAACGGTGGATATTGTTTCCGGACCGTCAAGCCAGGCCCTTATCCTTGGCCAAATGGCGTGAATGACTGGCGTCCGGCTCATATCCACTTTTCAGTATTTGGGCATGGTTTTGCGCAGCGCCTCATCACCCAAATGTATTTCGAAGGTGATCCTCTCGTATGGAGATGTCCTATCGTTCAGGCAATTCCAGACGAAGCAGCGATTAAGCAGCTTATCGCACCGCTGGATATGGGAAATACCATTCCAATGGATAGCCTTGCTTATAAATTTGACATTGTCCTTCGCGGGCGCAGATCCACGATGTTTGATAACCGGCGGGAGGGGAACTAA
- the pcaG gene encoding protocatechuate 3,4-dioxygenase subunit alpha — protein MTQPLDYLKETPSQTAGPYVHIGCTPNFTGITNVFKEDLGSRMVNDQTEGERITVRGTVFDGMGAPVKDALVEIWQADTKGLYNSPDEKRGQADPNFAGWGRCPGDMDTGEFTFETVKPGVVPFKDGRPMAPHITFWVVARGINIGLHTRMYFPEEEAANKADPILTRIEHQSRVPTLIATREEDGYRFDIHLQGAQETVFFDI, from the coding sequence ATGACTCAGCCACTTGATTACCTGAAAGAAACCCCGTCGCAAACTGCTGGCCCTTACGTTCATATTGGATGCACGCCGAACTTCACCGGGATCACCAACGTCTTCAAAGAAGATTTAGGTAGCCGGATGGTCAATGATCAAACAGAAGGGGAGCGTATTACGGTTCGCGGCACTGTTTTTGATGGTATGGGAGCACCAGTTAAAGACGCTCTTGTCGAAATCTGGCAGGCAGATACAAAAGGTCTGTACAACAGCCCAGACGAAAAACGTGGTCAGGCGGATCCCAATTTTGCAGGTTGGGGCAGATGTCCGGGTGACATGGATACCGGCGAATTTACCTTTGAAACGGTGAAGCCTGGTGTTGTTCCGTTTAAAGACGGCCGCCCAATGGCACCACATATCACTTTTTGGGTGGTCGCGCGTGGTATTAACATTGGCCTGCACACCCGTATGTATTTTCCAGAAGAAGAGGCGGCGAATAAGGCTGATCCAATTCTAACACGCATTGAACATCAATCACGCGTTCCTACATTGATCGCAACGAGGGAAGAGGATGGCTATCGTTTTGATATTCATCTTCAGGGCGCGCAGGAAACCGTGTTTTTCGATATCTAA
- a CDS encoding CoA transferase subunit A — translation MTKFIPLKQAVEENLHDGDTVAFEGFTHLIPHAAAHEAIRQGFKDLTLIRMTPDLVYDQMVGMGMVKKMIFSYAGNPGVGLLRRVRDAIENQWPAPLEIEEHSHAAMANAYEAGAAGLPFAALRGYKGAGLKEVNPNIREVTCPFTGEILAAVPSVQPDITFIHAQKANKKGDILVEGIIGVQKEAVLAAKRAVVTVEEVVDDFDDVHPNCCVLPNWTIDAISVVPGGAHPSYAHGYYIRDNVAYIDWDKTAADRDRFQEWMKEHVLDQDESVFEARISGLKGN, via the coding sequence ATGACAAAATTTATTCCCTTAAAGCAGGCAGTAGAAGAGAACCTGCATGATGGTGACACTGTCGCCTTTGAGGGGTTTACCCATCTTATTCCTCACGCGGCGGCCCATGAGGCTATTCGTCAAGGTTTTAAGGATCTGACATTGATCCGGATGACCCCTGATCTGGTTTATGATCAGATGGTGGGAATGGGAATGGTGAAGAAAATGATCTTCTCTTACGCCGGTAATCCCGGCGTCGGGCTGTTACGGCGGGTTCGCGATGCCATTGAAAACCAGTGGCCAGCTCCGCTTGAGATTGAGGAACATTCCCATGCTGCTATGGCCAACGCATATGAGGCAGGCGCTGCAGGTCTGCCTTTTGCAGCCCTTCGTGGTTACAAAGGCGCTGGTCTGAAAGAGGTGAACCCCAACATCCGTGAAGTTACTTGTCCGTTCACGGGTGAAATCCTTGCAGCAGTTCCTTCAGTCCAGCCCGACATTACTTTTATCCATGCACAGAAGGCCAATAAAAAGGGCGATATTCTGGTTGAAGGCATTATCGGTGTTCAGAAAGAAGCCGTTCTTGCCGCCAAACGTGCGGTGGTAACCGTTGAAGAAGTGGTGGATGACTTTGATGATGTTCATCCTAACTGTTGTGTTCTGCCAAACTGGACAATAGATGCGATTTCTGTGGTGCCGGGGGGAGCTCATCCTTCCTATGCTCACGGCTATTACATCCGTGACAATGTGGCCTATATCGATTGGGACAAAACCGCAGCGGATCGCGATCGTTTTCAGGAATGGATGAAAGAGCATGTGCTTGATCAGGACGAAAGTGTATTTGAGGCACGTATCTCAGGACTAAAGGGAAACTAA
- a CDS encoding CoA-transferase subunit beta: MTEINFTPDEMMTIAASRALGNNDICFVGIGAPSAACNVARLTHAPDITLIYESGTIGTAPDVLPLSIGDGELCDTAVTTVSVPEMFRYWLQGGRISVGFLGAAQLDKFGNINTTVIGDYGDPKTRLPGGGGAPEIASSCGEIFITMKQSLRGMVDKIDFFTSFGHGEGGDHRQRLGIETKGPTLLITDLAVWRPDPVTKEFTVVSLHPGVTRDQVQATCGWEVSFRDDLEETKWPTEEELSTLRDLKARTKAAHEGAAA; encoded by the coding sequence ATGACAGAGATTAATTTTACTCCCGATGAGATGATGACAATCGCGGCGTCCCGTGCTCTTGGGAATAACGATATTTGTTTTGTTGGTATCGGTGCGCCTTCAGCGGCGTGTAACGTTGCCCGCCTGACCCATGCGCCAGACATCACGCTGATTTATGAAAGTGGAACCATTGGCACAGCACCAGATGTCCTTCCGCTATCCATTGGGGACGGGGAGCTGTGTGATACAGCGGTGACCACTGTTTCTGTCCCCGAAATGTTCCGCTATTGGCTACAAGGTGGCCGAATTAGTGTTGGGTTTCTGGGGGCAGCTCAGCTTGATAAGTTTGGCAACATCAACACAACAGTGATCGGTGATTATGGTGATCCGAAAACACGCCTGCCGGGCGGTGGCGGGGCGCCTGAAATTGCCTCTTCCTGCGGTGAGATTTTTATCACCATGAAGCAATCCTTGCGTGGCATGGTGGATAAAATCGACTTCTTTACGTCTTTTGGACATGGGGAAGGCGGCGATCATCGTCAGCGTCTTGGTATTGAGACAAAAGGGCCAACTCTGTTAATCACTGATCTTGCTGTTTGGCGTCCGGATCCAGTGACTAAGGAATTCACAGTCGTGTCTTTGCATCCGGGTGTGACCCGTGATCAGGTGCAGGCGACTTGCGGATGGGAAGTTTCCTTCAGGGATGATCTTGAAGAAACCAAATGGCCAACAGAAGAAGAGCTTTCAACGCTTCGCGATTTGAAAGCGAGAACTAAAGCAGCCCATGAAGGGGCAGCTGCTTAA
- a CDS encoding 3-carboxy-cis,cis-muconate cycloisomerase, which yields MTVSVFEHPYLKELLGNEAVSAFFSVEADVKAMLQFEAALAKVEAAQGIITAKASEAISVCLGNFTPDLEQLNSAVARDGVVVPELIRQIRVKLPVEFQASLHFGATSQDVIDTSLVLRLNKAILHLLGDFDVFLEKLAELNTRFGDREIMGRTRMQRALPIPVSHRIDAWRRPLERLRRQAETLIEEINQLQFGGAVGTLDKLGAKGADVRNALARELGLNDPGYCWHTDRTTLINLVNWLNLVAGGLGKIGQDVIQMSVNEVREVYLIGGGSSSAMPHKQNPVLAEILVSLAHFIGVNSSAMQHVMQHENERSGSSWTLEWMTVPQIVVSASASLKNGIRLLDQIEDIPDMAS from the coding sequence ATGACAGTTTCGGTATTTGAACATCCCTACTTGAAGGAGCTTCTTGGAAACGAAGCTGTCTCCGCTTTCTTTTCTGTTGAAGCGGATGTTAAAGCAATGCTTCAGTTTGAAGCAGCGCTTGCAAAAGTAGAAGCGGCGCAAGGTATTATTACTGCCAAAGCGTCAGAAGCTATTTCTGTGTGCCTGGGCAATTTTACTCCAGATCTTGAGCAGTTGAACTCAGCTGTTGCAAGAGACGGCGTTGTGGTTCCAGAGCTCATTCGGCAAATTCGAGTGAAACTTCCTGTAGAATTTCAAGCAAGCTTGCATTTTGGAGCAACCAGTCAGGATGTGATCGATACCTCCCTTGTTCTTCGATTGAATAAAGCGATTCTTCATTTACTGGGGGATTTTGATGTCTTTCTAGAGAAGTTGGCGGAATTGAATACTCGATTTGGAGATCGGGAAATAATGGGAAGGACCCGGATGCAGCGGGCGTTACCCATTCCTGTATCTCATAGAATTGATGCCTGGAGGCGACCGCTTGAGCGTCTTCGCAGACAGGCAGAAACTCTTATAGAGGAAATCAATCAGCTGCAATTTGGCGGGGCAGTCGGAACGCTTGACAAGTTGGGCGCAAAAGGTGCTGATGTACGAAATGCTTTAGCGCGTGAATTGGGGCTGAATGACCCCGGATATTGTTGGCATACAGACAGAACAACCCTGATTAATTTGGTAAATTGGCTGAATCTTGTTGCTGGTGGTCTTGGCAAGATAGGTCAAGACGTGATACAGATGTCGGTGAATGAAGTGAGAGAAGTGTATCTAATTGGGGGTGGTTCTTCTTCAGCAATGCCGCACAAGCAAAATCCGGTTTTGGCCGAGATTTTAGTGTCGCTTGCGCATTTCATTGGGGTAAATAGTTCGGCGATGCAGCATGTTATGCAGCATGAGAATGAGCGATCAGGCTCAAGCTGGACATTGGAGTGGATGACAGTCCCACAGATTGTGGTGTCGGCCTCCGCAAGTTTGAAGAACGGGATCAGGTTGCTGGATCAGATTGAGGATATCCCTGATATGGCCAGCTAA
- a CDS encoding TRAP transporter substrate-binding protein, translated as MKFTKKMGTLLAGVTLAALTAGSVSAADITLKFHHFLSPKSSAHKNMIVPWAEKIEKASGGRVDIEIYPAMSLGGKPPQLPRQVRDGVVDLAWFVNGYAGGLYPRTEVFELPGVHQGDSSATNRAMLEMFDEYLSPEYKGIVPMTLHVHGGNALHMVDKEVRSPDDVKGVKLRIPSRTGAWVLESLGAAPVKTSVPELPLALSKKVVEGALIPFEIIPPLKIQEQTQYQIEGPNGMRFGTTTFQIGMNKGTWDGLPEDIKKIFRENSGMEWHKEVGTVWDNAEAGGIGVATKAGNKHIQLTPAEWAKFETAMAPVVDRWIKEVSAKGIDGQKLYDTAVATVKKYMK; from the coding sequence ATGAAATTTACGAAAAAGATGGGTACACTGTTGGCTGGTGTTACTCTGGCAGCACTGACAGCAGGTAGTGTTTCTGCTGCTGATATTACACTAAAATTCCATCACTTTTTGAGCCCGAAATCTTCAGCTCACAAGAACATGATTGTTCCTTGGGCGGAAAAAATCGAAAAAGCCTCAGGCGGTCGCGTAGATATCGAAATCTACCCGGCGATGTCTCTCGGTGGTAAGCCGCCGCAACTTCCGCGTCAGGTCCGTGACGGCGTTGTAGATTTGGCCTGGTTTGTAAACGGCTATGCTGGTGGTCTTTATCCGCGCACAGAAGTTTTCGAGCTTCCTGGTGTTCACCAAGGTGATTCTTCTGCGACTAACCGTGCGATGCTGGAAATGTTCGATGAATATCTTTCCCCAGAATATAAAGGTATTGTTCCGATGACATTACATGTGCATGGCGGTAACGCGTTGCACATGGTGGATAAGGAAGTCCGCTCTCCTGATGATGTTAAGGGTGTGAAACTGCGTATTCCATCCCGCACAGGTGCATGGGTTCTTGAAAGCTTGGGCGCTGCACCAGTTAAGACATCCGTTCCTGAACTGCCATTGGCCCTGTCCAAGAAAGTTGTTGAAGGTGCTTTGATTCCGTTTGAGATCATTCCGCCACTCAAAATTCAGGAACAGACCCAGTACCAGATCGAAGGCCCTAACGGCATGCGTTTCGGTACAACAACCTTCCAGATCGGCATGAATAAAGGTACTTGGGACGGCCTTCCTGAGGACATCAAGAAAATCTTCCGCGAAAACTCAGGCATGGAATGGCACAAAGAAGTCGGCACGGTTTGGGATAACGCTGAAGCTGGCGGTATTGGCGTTGCGACAAAAGCAGGCAACAAGCACATCCAGCTGACTCCAGCTGAATGGGCGAAATTTGAAACAGCGATGGCCCCAGTGGTTGATCGTTGGATCAAAGAAGTTTCCGCGAAAGGTATTGACGGGCAGAAGCTCTATGATACAGCGGTAGCTACAGTTAAGAAGTACATGAAGTAA